Proteins encoded together in one Candidatus Bathyarchaeota archaeon window:
- a CDS encoding glycine--tRNA ligase, with translation MLRDKYEKIMDICKRRGILWPSYEIYGGLSGFVDLGPVGVLIMNRIMEEWRDLFVRRQGNVEISTPILAPSIVFKASGHLSHFKDPMVECGKCHRRFRGDQLLSQVDGGPVEGLSLRELQGKLSESGVRCPDCGGGLSKPRYFLTMFKTVIGPYKSFTGYARPEAAQGMFVDFKRVFESSRERLPIGVAQIGRALRNEISPRQGPIRLREFTIMEFEFFYDPLEDRCERLLEVSDRKLRIVTCNERLSGNEEPIEVTVKEALDKNYIYSEWMAYFMALSTTFLEGLGIPGEKQKFHEKLPHERAHYSKQTFDQEVLLDRWGWTEVAGFAHRSDYDLKGHMKYSKVDLTVYRADPPPGRRIIPHVVEPSFGAERLLYAILEYALTVKENRIILSLPKRVAPYHLAVFPLLTREPLVVKAREVYSRLLNGRFDVYYDEKGSIGRRYARADEIGIPLALTVDYQTLEDDTATLRDRDTWDQLRIPLNGLSEILLSYYRDNSMDFRGLEKVGGGSSINGIPHGDRGYC, from the coding sequence ATGCTTCGAGACAAGTACGAGAAGATAATGGATATCTGTAAGAGGAGAGGGATACTTTGGCCATCCTACGAGATATATGGCGGTTTGAGCGGTTTCGTGGATCTGGGTCCAGTAGGCGTGCTTATAATGAACCGGATAATGGAGGAGTGGAGGGATCTCTTCGTTAGGAGGCAGGGTAACGTCGAGATATCTACCCCTATATTAGCTCCCTCCATAGTGTTTAAGGCTTCAGGTCATTTATCCCATTTCAAGGATCCCATGGTGGAGTGCGGTAAATGCCATAGAAGGTTTAGAGGTGACCAGCTTCTATCCCAAGTGGACGGTGGACCTGTGGAGGGCCTCTCCCTTAGGGAGCTTCAAGGTAAGCTTTCAGAATCCGGTGTACGCTGCCCGGATTGCGGGGGAGGGCTCTCCAAGCCTAGGTATTTCCTGACGATGTTCAAGACTGTAATAGGACCCTATAAGTCCTTTACGGGTTACGCCAGGCCTGAGGCGGCTCAGGGGATGTTCGTGGACTTCAAAAGGGTCTTCGAATCATCAAGGGAGAGGCTTCCGATAGGGGTGGCCCAGATAGGCAGGGCTTTGAGGAACGAGATATCCCCTAGGCAGGGCCCGATTAGGCTCAGGGAGTTCACCATCATGGAGTTCGAGTTCTTCTATGACCCCCTCGAGGATAGGTGCGAAAGGCTTCTAGAGGTTTCAGATAGGAAGCTGAGAATAGTGACCTGCAATGAGAGGCTTTCCGGGAATGAGGAGCCCATCGAGGTCACTGTTAAAGAGGCTTTGGATAAGAACTATATTTACTCTGAGTGGATGGCCTACTTCATGGCTTTATCTACGACGTTCCTCGAGGGGCTTGGGATACCGGGGGAGAAACAGAAGTTCCATGAGAAACTTCCACATGAGAGAGCCCACTACTCGAAGCAGACCTTCGACCAAGAGGTCCTACTGGATAGGTGGGGATGGACAGAGGTTGCAGGTTTCGCCCATCGATCCGACTACGATCTTAAAGGGCACATGAAGTATTCGAAAGTGGATTTAACGGTCTACAGGGCTGATCCCCCTCCCGGGAGAAGGATAATACCTCATGTGGTTGAGCCTAGTTTTGGGGCTGAGAGGCTCCTCTATGCCATATTGGAGTACGCTTTAACCGTGAAGGAGAATAGGATAATACTAAGCCTCCCCAAGAGGGTGGCTCCGTATCATTTAGCGGTCTTCCCTCTATTGACCAGGGAGCCGCTGGTAGTCAAGGCCAGGGAGGTGTACAGTCGTCTTCTAAATGGAAGGTTCGACGTCTACTACGATGAGAAAGGATCCATTGGGAGGAGGTATGCCCGCGCCGACGAGATCGGCATACCCTTAGCGCTCACAGTGGATTACCAGACCCTAGAAGATGATACCGCGACACTGAGGGATCGAGATACATGGGATCAGCTGAGGATCCCATTAAATGGTTTAAGTGAAATACTCTTAAGCTATTACAGAGATAATAGTATGGATTTCAGGGGCTTGGAGAAGGTTGGAGGGGGCTCATCCATAAATGGTATTCCCCACGGAGACAGAGGCTACTGTTAG
- the endA gene encoding tRNA-intron lyase gives MHPIARAELIGARLIVWDHEEGNLLYRLGFFGKPVGVSKPKPGERFEAPLTLDLMEGIYLKERGLIKVCDPATGSEVSIRHLLKLAGANYKNFSKSYKVYRELRDKGYIVTPGIKFGSDFAVYERGPGIDHAPYIISVRNKEDVMDPSEIVRAGRLATTVRKQFIVAMPGRDLRFFLFRWFKA, from the coding sequence ATGCATCCCATAGCCCGGGCTGAGCTCATAGGGGCTCGCCTTATAGTATGGGATCACGAGGAGGGGAACCTCCTCTACAGGCTGGGGTTCTTCGGCAAGCCCGTAGGGGTTTCTAAACCCAAGCCCGGGGAGAGGTTTGAAGCCCCTTTGACGCTGGACTTGATGGAAGGGATATACCTTAAGGAAAGAGGCTTGATCAAGGTATGTGACCCAGCGACGGGCAGCGAGGTGAGCATCAGGCATCTGCTCAAGCTTGCGGGGGCCAATTACAAGAACTTCTCTAAATCCTATAAGGTTTACCGGGAATTAAGGGATAAAGGGTATATAGTTACGCCTGGCATAAAGTTCGGTTCGGACTTCGCTGTTTATGAGAGGGGGCCGGGGATAGATCATGCCCCCTATATAATCTCCGTGAGGAATAAAGAGGATGTGATGGACCCCTCCGAAATAGTTAGGGCTGGGAGACTTGCAACTACTGTTCGTAAACAGTTCATAGTAGCCATGCCTGGCAGGGATTTAAGATTCTTCCTATTCAGATGGTTTAAGGCTTGA
- a CDS encoding DUF47 family protein: protein MVFPTETEATVRRRILQICQEYARLIVDIVRELFQIIDEASMDEMDKARIHNGNLYSLLEESREVKLKLFDEITSVGTLLINREAFLRLIFELERITDNAEATAYRLMYIIDGKIKAGRRYLKDLASFSAKVLDETARVRDIIMALMFNPEKALELSSVVENHEKEVDVAHRELDLKLLTSERNVSALLLLRDIVERIETISDIGVDVVELVRMLTIYG, encoded by the coding sequence ATGGTATTCCCCACGGAGACAGAGGCTACTGTTAGGCGGCGCATCCTCCAAATATGCCAGGAATATGCAAGGTTGATAGTGGATATAGTTAGAGAGTTGTTCCAGATAATCGATGAGGCGTCCATGGATGAAATGGATAAGGCAAGGATCCATAATGGGAACCTTTACTCCCTATTGGAGGAGTCCAGGGAGGTAAAACTCAAGCTATTCGATGAGATAACCTCCGTGGGAACTCTACTCATCAATAGAGAGGCTTTCCTAAGGCTGATATTCGAATTGGAGAGGATAACCGATAACGCTGAGGCTACTGCCTACAGGCTCATGTATATCATTGATGGAAAGATTAAGGCTGGAAGGAGATATCTCAAGGACTTGGCAAGTTTCTCAGCTAAGGTCCTAGATGAGACGGCGAGGGTCAGAGATATCATAATGGCTCTAATGTTCAATCCTGAGAAGGCTTTAGAACTGAGCAGCGTGGTGGAGAACCATGAAAAGGAGGTAGATGTAGCTCACAGGGAACTGGACCTCAAACTTTTAACCTCAGAGAGGAACGTCTCAGCCCTCCTTCTCTTAAGGGATATAGTTGAACGCATCGAGACCATAAGTGATATAGGCGTCGACGTCGTGGAGCTTGTGAGGATGCTGACGATATACGGGTGA
- a CDS encoding DNA-directed RNA polymerase subunit P, with the protein MGEDASRGISYTCVNCGSKVTSEELELTPEIKCPFCGYRVLKKMRPPIVKRVKAR; encoded by the coding sequence ATGGGTGAAGACGCTTCTAGAGGTATCTCATATACCTGCGTGAACTGTGGATCTAAAGTAACCTCCGAGGAGTTAGAGCTCACACCCGAGATTAAATGCCCCTTCTGCGGGTACAGAGTCCTAAAGAAGATGAGGCCCCCAATAGTCAAGAGGGTTAAGGCCCGATAG
- a CDS encoding CDC48 family AAA ATPase — MQNQPNQDRKAVLRVREAMARDVGRGIARVDLDAMAELDIKPGDIIRIKGGRVTVAKAMPGYPQDRGGGIIRIDGIIRTNAKTGIDDRVEIERIECPESTQVTLTPTEPIEIAGGTEYLAKILESIPVSVGDRLRVNFFGMPVEFIVADHRPRGDAVVITGSTRIEVAEKAAVEARKVSKVTYEDIGGLGSELQRVREMIELPLKYPELFEKLGIEPPKGILLYGPPGTGKTLLAKAVAYETDAYFTSINGPEIMSKYYGESEARLREIFEEAEKNAPSIVFIDEIDAIAPKREEVTGEVERRVVAQLLALMDGLKSRGQVVVIGATNRPDAVDPALRRPGRFDREIEIGVPDRNGRLEILQIHTRGMPLSEDVDLERLADATHGFVGADLAALCKEAAMRALRRVMPEIDLKSKTIPPGVLEKLQVTMGDFLDALRDVEPSAMREVLVEVPNVHWSDVGDLEEAKQELIETVEWPLRYPEVFEYARASPPKGILLYGPPGTGKTLLAKALATESEVNFISVKGPELLSKWVGESEKGVRETFRKARTAAPAIIFFDEVDSLAPRRGAGYADSGVTERVISQLLTELDGLEELRNVVVLAATNRPDIIDPALLRPGRFDRLIYVPPPDLEARKKILQVHLRGKPLAEDVDVDRVAERTEHYVGADLEAVCKEAAMIAIREYIDRNKPNREVKPSFKIEMRHFEEALKKVKPIGRSRLKEYEEWAKAFEGSFH, encoded by the coding sequence ATGCAGAATCAGCCTAATCAGGATAGAAAGGCCGTCTTAAGGGTTAGAGAAGCTATGGCTAGGGATGTCGGAAGAGGAATAGCGAGGGTAGACCTGGATGCGATGGCTGAATTGGATATAAAGCCTGGGGATATAATCCGAATAAAGGGAGGTAGGGTCACAGTAGCTAAGGCTATGCCGGGATACCCACAGGACAGAGGCGGGGGCATAATCAGGATCGACGGTATAATTCGAACCAACGCGAAGACTGGCATAGACGATCGCGTGGAGATCGAGAGGATAGAATGCCCCGAGTCTACCCAGGTCACCCTCACCCCCACGGAGCCCATAGAGATAGCTGGGGGAACGGAATATTTAGCTAAGATACTTGAATCTATCCCCGTCTCTGTAGGAGACCGGTTAAGGGTGAACTTCTTCGGGATGCCGGTTGAGTTCATAGTGGCGGATCACCGCCCTAGGGGAGATGCCGTGGTAATCACCGGGTCCACCCGTATAGAGGTGGCTGAGAAGGCGGCTGTAGAGGCCAGGAAGGTCTCCAAAGTAACCTATGAGGATATAGGCGGCTTAGGAAGCGAGCTCCAGAGGGTTCGGGAGATGATAGAGCTGCCCCTCAAATATCCAGAGTTATTCGAGAAACTGGGCATAGAACCTCCCAAGGGCATCCTCCTCTACGGCCCCCCCGGGACAGGTAAGACCCTGCTGGCCAAGGCTGTGGCGTACGAGACCGACGCATATTTCACTTCTATAAACGGTCCAGAGATCATGAGTAAATATTATGGCGAGTCGGAGGCCCGTCTAAGAGAGATCTTCGAAGAGGCTGAAAAGAATGCTCCAAGCATAGTTTTCATAGACGAGATAGACGCCATAGCCCCCAAAAGGGAAGAGGTTACAGGGGAGGTTGAACGCAGGGTGGTGGCCCAGCTCCTAGCCTTGATGGACGGCCTGAAGTCGAGGGGCCAAGTAGTAGTGATAGGCGCCACTAACAGGCCTGACGCCGTGGATCCAGCGCTTAGGAGGCCTGGGAGGTTCGACAGGGAGATCGAGATAGGGGTGCCTGATAGAAACGGCCGCCTGGAGATACTTCAAATACACACTAGAGGTATGCCATTATCCGAGGACGTGGATCTGGAAAGACTGGCGGATGCAACCCATGGATTTGTAGGGGCTGACCTCGCCGCCCTCTGCAAGGAGGCCGCTATGCGCGCCCTGAGGAGAGTTATGCCCGAGATAGATTTGAAGTCGAAGACAATCCCTCCCGGGGTACTAGAAAAGCTTCAGGTAACGATGGGAGATTTCTTGGACGCGCTAAGGGATGTTGAGCCCTCCGCTATGAGGGAGGTCTTGGTGGAGGTACCTAACGTTCATTGGAGCGATGTGGGGGATCTCGAGGAGGCGAAGCAAGAGCTGATAGAGACCGTGGAGTGGCCCCTCAGGTACCCAGAAGTATTTGAGTACGCTAGGGCTTCTCCCCCCAAGGGCATCCTCCTCTACGGCCCCCCCGGGACAGGTAAGACCCTGCTGGCCAAGGCTTTGGCCACGGAGAGTGAGGTGAACTTTATCTCCGTGAAAGGCCCTGAACTATTATCTAAATGGGTTGGGGAGTCCGAGAAGGGGGTGAGGGAGACTTTCCGTAAGGCTAGGACTGCGGCTCCCGCCATAATATTCTTCGATGAGGTTGACTCCCTGGCCCCGAGGAGGGGGGCTGGATACGCGGACTCCGGGGTAACAGAAAGGGTGATAAGCCAACTCCTAACAGAGCTGGACGGCCTCGAGGAGCTGCGTAACGTGGTGGTCCTAGCAGCCACCAACAGGCCGGATATAATAGATCCGGCGCTCCTGAGGCCCGGCAGGTTCGACAGGCTGATCTACGTGCCCCCACCGGACCTCGAGGCCAGGAAGAAGATCCTTCAAGTCCACTTGAGGGGTAAGCCCTTAGCTGAGGACGTGGATGTGGATAGAGTAGCTGAGCGAACCGAGCATTATGTAGGAGCAGACCTGGAGGCTGTATGTAAAGAGGCCGCGATGATAGCTATAAGGGAGTATATAGATAGGAATAAGCCTAATAGAGAGGTTAAGCCCAGCTTCAAGATAGAGATGAGGCATTTCGAAGAGGCCTTGAAAAAAGTTAAGCCTATAGGCAGGTCTAGGCTTAAAGAATATGAGGAATGGGCCAAAGCCTTCGAAGGATCCTTCCACTGA